One genomic region from Mycoplasmopsis meleagridis encodes:
- the mutM gene encoding bifunctional DNA-formamidopyrimidine glycosylase/DNA-(apurinic or apyrimidinic site) lyase, whose amino-acid sequence MPELPEVITVTNDLNNKVSGKTIKLVEVFKDKMIKDIDVENFINLLVNETIINVTNLGKHIIFNLTNHKHIISHLRMTGKYNTYKRRRQLEAHDYVVFTFSDESALFYNDYRQFGTFHFKYSNELFTTPPLNKLGKVPKETNIDELYEKVKNKKIPIKTLLLDQTYILGIGNIYANEALFDVNINPTEKVSNLTKNEFKKLIISAGRIMDESLKNGGSSIQSYRSVDGAKGNFQNFLKVHNHEGDACVMCGHKIEKIFVNQRGTYFCPKCQKLKK is encoded by the coding sequence ATGCCAGAATTGCCAGAAGTTATTACAGTTACTAATGATTTAAATAATAAAGTTTCAGGTAAAACAATTAAATTAGTTGAAGTTTTTAAAGACAAAATGATTAAGGATATAGACGTTGAAAACTTTATTAATTTACTCGTTAATGAAACAATTATTAATGTAACTAATTTAGGAAAACATATAATTTTCAATTTAACAAATCATAAACATATCATTAGTCATTTAAGAATGACAGGAAAATATAACACTTATAAAAGAAGAAGACAATTAGAGGCACATGATTATGTAGTTTTTACGTTTTCTGACGAATCAGCTCTATTTTATAATGATTATCGTCAATTTGGTACTTTTCATTTTAAATACAGTAATGAACTTTTTACAACTCCTCCATTAAACAAATTAGGAAAAGTTCCCAAAGAAACTAATATTGATGAACTTTACGAGAAAGTAAAAAATAAAAAAATACCTATTAAAACTCTACTTTTAGATCAAACTTACATATTAGGAATAGGCAACATTTATGCAAATGAGGCTTTATTTGATGTTAATATTAATCCAACAGAAAAAGTGTCTAACTTAACCAAAAATGAATTTAAAAAATTAATTATATCAGCAGGAAGAATTATGGATGAATCATTAAAAAATGGTGGTTCATCAATTCAGTCTTATCGTTCAGTAGATGGAGCTAAAGGAAATTTTCAAAATTTTTTAAAAGTTCATAATCATGAAGGCGACGCTTGTGTAATGTGCGGTCATAAAATTGAAAAAATTTTTGTAAATCAAAGAGGAACTTATTTTTGTCCAAAATGTCAAAAATTAAAAAAATAA
- a CDS encoding YbhB/YbcL family Raf kinase inhibitor-like protein, with amino-acid sequence MKITNYDYEITSNCFYEENSHTFLKNSAINTKGERFISFDLKWTKIKDAKSYALVLIDYEASRVIGQAFVHWIVANIKQNYLELGANINNKNIIQGLNSTVEGASDNRKGTIIECVPGGFKNNADKAADFFPPMPPDDRHLYTVKIYALDIEKINLENGYHLSELYEEMHNHIITEFETHFWFNPEGDK; translated from the coding sequence ATGAAAATAACAAACTATGACTACGAAATTACTTCTAATTGCTTTTATGAAGAAAATTCTCATACATTTTTAAAAAATAGCGCAATTAATACTAAAGGAGAACGCTTTATTAGTTTTGATTTAAAATGAACAAAGATTAAAGATGCCAAATCATACGCATTAGTTTTAATTGACTATGAAGCTTCAAGAGTAATAGGACAAGCTTTTGTTCACTGAATTGTGGCTAACATTAAACAAAATTATTTAGAATTAGGTGCTAATATAAATAATAAAAATATTATTCAAGGTCTTAATTCTACTGTCGAAGGAGCCTCGGATAATAGAAAAGGCACAATTATAGAATGTGTTCCTGGAGGATTTAAAAATAATGCGGATAAAGCTGCTGACTTTTTTCCTCCAATGCCTCCTGACGATAGACATCTTTATACTGTTAAAATTTATGCACTTGATATAGAAAAAATCAATTTAGAAAATGGATATCATTTAAGTGAATTGTATGAAGAAATGCACAATCATATTATTACTGAATTTGAAACTCATTTTTGATTTAATCCTGAAGGAGACAAATAA
- a CDS encoding YbhB/YbcL family Raf kinase inhibitor-like protein, with amino-acid sequence MKIGNNDFVKSEMIKENGYLLDHGGALNNYNQTPFPSFSPDFEWKRNPNAKSYAILIEDFQASKVIGMPFIHWVALNIKDNKLRANQSYEDYQKWIASGKKNYTDDILWQGHNSSVNKTLFSNNKNNKELGGILPEVFTSQSEEGSLLYFGCYPPDKDHIYTVNIYALDVEANELKYYKNHLNEEHKLNKPFYVGDFIQAIHKHVIEKQVLLFKYKKVD; translated from the coding sequence ATGAAAATAGGAAATAACGATTTTGTCAAATCTGAAATGATTAAAGAAAATGGCTATTTATTAGATCATGGAGGGGCATTAAATAATTATAATCAAACTCCTTTTCCTTCTTTTTCTCCTGACTTTGAATGAAAAAGAAATCCAAATGCTAAATCATATGCTATTTTAATTGAAGATTTTCAAGCATCAAAAGTTATTGGTATGCCTTTTATTCATTGAGTAGCTTTAAATATAAAAGATAACAAATTAAGAGCTAACCAATCTTATGAAGATTATCAAAAATGAATAGCTAGTGGTAAAAAAAATTATACAGATGACATTCTTTGACAAGGACATAATTCATCTGTAAATAAAACTTTATTTTCTAATAACAAAAATAATAAGGAATTAGGCGGAATTTTGCCTGAAGTTTTTACTTCACAAAGTGAAGAAGGTTCACTATTATATTTTGGTTGTTATCCTCCTGATAAAGATCATATTTATACAGTAAATATTTATGCTTTGGATGTTGAAGCTAATGAACTAAAATATTATAAAAACCATCTAAATGAAGAACATAAACTAAATAAACCTTTCTATGTTGGCGATTTCATCCAAGCCATTCATAAACATGTTATTGAAAAACAAGTTCTACTATTTAAATATAAAAAAGTTGATTAA
- a CDS encoding lactate/malate family dehydrogenase, translated as MQKIIIVGMGNVGATFVNIALARGMQAEFVFVDKNEEICNAHIHDFQDMVALMPRNNSTFRTGTLLEDSKDASIVLIAASIPAGKDFNDRLALAEANAKLMKSFGDDLVASKFKGVVIVAANPCDVMASIFTYACKIPAKKVISTGTLLDSARFRKFIAEKFNVSSDSIQGSVLGEHGAGAVPIWSTLKIADSSLENILKSRKIKKEMLPEIEKKTIDEAFYIFSRKGNTQFGIGTSIFEIVDCILNDKRLIMTIGVMLPKSYNNAGIYTSIPVILGKNGYEYLPLKVSFSDRERKLFEESTSHMAKVHEEILATLNLNVDLKSNK; from the coding sequence ATGCAAAAAATTATTATTGTCGGAATGGGTAATGTGGGTGCTACATTTGTTAACATTGCATTAGCAAGAGGCATGCAAGCAGAATTCGTTTTTGTCGATAAAAACGAAGAAATATGCAATGCTCATATTCATGATTTTCAAGATATGGTGGCTTTAATGCCAAGAAATAATTCTACTTTCAGAACCGGAACATTATTAGAAGATTCTAAAGATGCTTCTATTGTTCTTATTGCCGCATCTATTCCTGCTGGTAAGGATTTTAATGATCGTTTAGCCTTAGCTGAAGCAAACGCTAAATTGATGAAATCGTTTGGTGATGATTTAGTTGCTTCAAAATTTAAAGGTGTAGTAATTGTTGCAGCAAATCCTTGTGATGTTATGGCTTCTATTTTTACCTATGCATGCAAAATTCCAGCTAAAAAAGTTATTTCTACAGGAACTTTATTAGACTCAGCTAGATTTAGAAAATTCATTGCTGAAAAATTTAATGTTTCTTCTGATTCGATTCAAGGTAGTGTTTTAGGTGAACATGGAGCAGGAGCTGTTCCAATTTGATCAACATTAAAAATAGCAGATAGTAGTTTAGAAAATATTTTGAAAAGTAGAAAAATTAAAAAAGAAATGCTACCAGAAATTGAGAAAAAAACTATTGACGAAGCATTCTATATTTTTTCAAGAAAAGGTAATACTCAATTTGGAATAGGTACTTCTATTTTTGAAATTGTTGATTGTATTTTAAATGATAAACGTTTAATTATGACCATTGGTGTAATGCTACCAAAAAGTTATAATAATGCCGGTATTTATACTTCTATACCTGTAATTTTAGGGAAAAATGGTTATGAATATTTACCATTAAAAGTAAGTTTTTCTGATAGAGAAAGAAAATTATTTGAAGAATCAACTTCTCATATGGCGAAAGTACATGAAGAAATATTAGCAACTTTAAATTTAAATGTTGATTTAAAGTCTAACAAATAA
- a CDS encoding MGA_1079 family surface serine endopeptidase gives MKKKRINIISLNSLVLTPLPFVLSSCVDNTKTFDADKDFNEATISFSYSNSSLINASEAKKDNIIANVSENNKYTFNVTDVNIDGFDDSKGILNVSYYLTLNYENKTYRSSKKNAVISNFKVSDSKINNQDDKQLNEFQKAEKNRLDSLLDLIELNYLNAENTLPSEFNLHNVVWQEAHHNQAKINKIQVLSYDDNLGQLKLELNLSSTKDNYENVVSDSKVFTYSKFDSLNKRKIIKFTELTNLSNDSSIKDQLNFKDINRSERKASSLTLEELTNKLISPANNTKIVIENIDSNDEKGTISLTYKLNYQDKFLNVSSNSKTIYLTGFKTNKQEKLEKLEEENRKINNDNFEITYPNIQDTFAIDAKSDLFALKTAENVKLINPEIISFDNEKGIVKLQYQLQNVNDESNHFISNTKETKIGGFKQGLSWENLLNKEQTKLNSLAINFDYPDKDNILAKDAKITNITNNLNNPSYKINEIKNLSADENNGLITFDYQLVEDNFYNAKVYSSWINASIKGFKNIAKYNAELEIDDYFKNYKSVINNKLTNHPNIKLYSTSLSSDNAKFFLDLTNDKNIDVKVENIHVDENDINKVNYTLKATKDGAIKTKDEELTFSNNLNDILDKVKYSDLNSLFDIDYKLLNQFAGYDLRDEKNANIFNLIFKKKFKKISNVFDYEIDKNTIYNQIGDDKKVYTLKGRQEATINRSTINANVNLKFGNTIVKTFNNLPFKYDKDWEDLTNKTNLMAFFNTKEKDFSNSHLSYNFSSYFLNKYQVQNYKFNYGKKEVNGQEVNKNIEDALKDIATEIKNNNLAQYSNVDIDKLVFAKDEISKQLLLETIKKIFDFNTNGWTIEELIPTGKGYTEQRFEKSSTYYTVVNNANLSIYLYLKLTKDDKTITIPLVMNSTYFGQDTANLDIINLVLNNEAQKIILLSDYNFNSEKEEDLLASDAYEKLNQIYIFPKAGAYEIKVLPLDLTDFNGVKYDNNKGYAYISFGLYKNNEFTGLKTNAFKYQGFKTFTKTDIKPLNGKNYTAKDFQPVATFTIDKNGNKIENKNDLISDSKLSKWKEQIDKINSTNFTYRLAQGNAYNLKDQRDRRTIDAGLFVSQNAFNNLDKLLVFNSTGKKDSNSYLNISPLEDQDNNMNLSQLGKDFYFYFYDTNGGYDEKGKGWLTFKIGFISKTNSNVRYTSGKEIKLVNLENDYKLDAYPTALINNLTYEDLNINHDKISQTTISEFSNDIKNSTANNSKKYLTLKDSANYHSFKFNNKDNLQIRDVKILKDSHNNQKVFIRLKYVDFIGHLNNKKTINGDIWYELSGFKNQAKDKSFGLTTSQILDQLNADYYMKKAFLSDNYILRRRRIELNYKDNLFKVSEEKRKVTWLLKKDYFMPLLGKNSTNKDAKINLHFNTNLLYIDNDRFNRIVNYNKGLNFSINWDELVSKKVLTFTGETDTVNNIKASYQVTFLLADEGIKFTYELTDNNGYKIVGDKFASRVYYGNNGVYSASLPEKKFDPEQAVFFSNNLGALVNIEYANKTANEKFNKYETNTFDYNHITVTPDGMPYYIYNEGYNHGQLFKYDPNQMLPYKWHEGYKLDREYGHLTYTDTRFKEVVNRSISLSNGSALFLGKVNNDPEDGRYYLVTNHHVLNNESLVDTPWLGSWKKVNIFNADLKNEIFSNNTHRDSNNSIWTKYLAIWTGKKNKSIDGTSQNVFRDLTVFMIDINDVIKTAKSQGKYATARWYENIKHMPNMPINDYNKDNYYWILQALNRNNKSWESKPIFTAFRMFTGFPGLIQVNTIMSRISSGENAEYYGRNSNITNLNYNPLVIRGGQSGTGIVDDEGNYIASINSAVAYWAATAWVNYHNSYNGNNNNTVQYNYFGLVNDNPLEVLDQKNTNSLSLNVLKMSANDPTINPPYWITEPKHMGE, from the coding sequence ATGAAGAAAAAAAGAATAAATATTATCTCTTTGAATTCTTTAGTATTAACACCACTACCTTTTGTTTTAAGTAGTTGTGTGGATAATACTAAAACTTTTGATGCTGATAAAGATTTTAATGAAGCTACTATATCATTTAGTTATTCTAATAGTTCCTTGATAAATGCTTCAGAAGCAAAAAAAGATAATATTATTGCTAACGTAAGTGAAAATAACAAATACACATTTAATGTAACTGATGTCAATATAGACGGTTTTGACGATTCAAAAGGTATTCTTAATGTTTCATATTATTTGACTTTAAATTATGAAAACAAAACATATAGAAGCTCGAAAAAGAATGCAGTTATTTCTAATTTTAAAGTTTCAGATAGCAAAATTAATAACCAAGATGATAAGCAATTAAATGAATTTCAAAAAGCAGAAAAAAATCGTTTAGATTCGTTGCTAGATTTAATTGAATTAAATTATTTAAATGCTGAGAACACGCTCCCTTCAGAATTTAATTTGCACAATGTTGTGTGACAAGAAGCTCATCATAATCAAGCTAAAATAAATAAAATTCAGGTGCTTTCTTATGATGATAACCTTGGACAATTAAAGCTTGAGCTTAATTTGTCTTCAACAAAAGACAATTATGAAAATGTTGTTTCTGATTCTAAAGTTTTTACTTATTCTAAATTTGATTCTCTTAATAAAAGAAAAATTATTAAATTCACTGAGCTTACTAACTTATCAAACGATAGTTCAATAAAAGATCAATTAAATTTTAAGGATATTAATAGATCTGAAAGAAAAGCTTCATCATTAACATTAGAAGAATTGACGAATAAACTTATTTCACCGGCAAATAATACAAAAATAGTTATCGAAAATATTGATTCTAATGACGAAAAAGGAACTATATCATTAACTTATAAACTTAATTATCAAGATAAATTTTTGAATGTAAGTAGCAATTCAAAAACTATTTATTTAACAGGTTTTAAAACTAATAAACAAGAAAAACTTGAAAAACTAGAAGAAGAAAATAGAAAAATAAATAATGATAACTTCGAAATAACATATCCTAATATTCAAGACACATTTGCAATTGATGCAAAAAGTGACTTATTTGCTCTTAAAACAGCTGAAAACGTCAAATTAATTAATCCTGAAATAATTTCTTTTGATAACGAAAAAGGAATTGTTAAATTGCAATATCAATTACAAAATGTAAATGATGAGTCAAATCATTTTATAAGTAATACTAAGGAAACGAAAATAGGCGGCTTTAAACAGGGTTTATCTTGAGAAAACTTACTCAATAAAGAACAAACAAAACTTAATTCTTTAGCTATAAATTTTGATTATCCTGACAAAGATAATATATTAGCAAAAGACGCTAAAATAACGAATATTACAAATAATTTGAACAATCCTAGTTACAAAATAAATGAAATAAAAAATTTATCAGCAGATGAAAATAATGGTTTAATCACTTTTGATTATCAACTTGTTGAAGATAATTTTTATAATGCTAAAGTTTATTCATCATGAATTAATGCCTCAATTAAAGGTTTTAAAAATATTGCTAAATATAATGCTGAATTGGAAATTGATGACTATTTTAAAAATTACAAGTCAGTAATTAATAATAAATTAACCAATCACCCTAATATTAAGCTTTATTCGACAAGTTTGAGCTCTGATAATGCAAAGTTTTTCCTTGATTTAACTAATGATAAAAATATTGATGTAAAAGTTGAAAATATTCATGTTGATGAAAACGATATCAATAAGGTGAATTACACTTTAAAAGCAACTAAAGATGGCGCTATTAAAACTAAAGATGAGGAGCTTACTTTTTCAAATAACTTAAATGATATTTTAGATAAAGTAAAATACTCAGACTTAAATTCACTTTTTGATATTGACTATAAATTACTTAACCAATTTGCAGGTTATGATTTAAGAGATGAAAAAAATGCGAACATATTTAATCTAATTTTCAAAAAGAAATTTAAGAAAATAAGTAACGTTTTCGACTATGAAATAGACAAAAACACAATTTATAATCAAATTGGTGATGATAAAAAAGTTTATACATTAAAAGGCAGACAAGAAGCAACAATTAATAGATCAACCATTAATGCAAACGTAAATCTTAAATTTGGCAACACAATTGTAAAAACTTTTAATAATTTACCTTTTAAATATGACAAAGATTGAGAAGACTTAACTAATAAAACCAATCTTATGGCTTTCTTTAATACTAAAGAGAAAGATTTTAGTAATTCGCATTTAAGTTATAACTTTTCAAGTTACTTTTTAAATAAATATCAAGTACAAAATTATAAATTTAATTATGGTAAAAAAGAAGTTAACGGCCAAGAAGTTAATAAAAATATCGAAGATGCATTAAAAGATATTGCTACTGAAATTAAAAATAATAATTTAGCTCAATATTCTAATGTTGATATAGATAAACTTGTTTTTGCTAAAGATGAAATTTCTAAGCAATTATTATTAGAAACTATTAAAAAAATCTTCGATTTTAATACTAATGGTTGAACAATAGAAGAATTAATTCCTACCGGAAAAGGTTATACTGAACAAAGATTTGAAAAAAGTTCTACTTATTACACGGTAGTAAATAATGCTAATTTATCAATTTATTTATATTTAAAATTAACTAAAGATGATAAAACTATTACTATTCCTCTTGTTATGAATAGCACTTATTTTGGCCAAGATACGGCAAATTTAGACATTATTAATTTAGTACTTAATAATGAAGCACAAAAAATAATTTTATTGTCTGACTATAATTTCAATTCAGAAAAGGAAGAAGACCTATTAGCTAGCGATGCTTATGAAAAACTAAATCAAATATATATTTTTCCTAAAGCAGGAGCTTATGAAATTAAAGTTCTACCCCTTGATTTAACTGATTTTAATGGCGTAAAATATGACAATAATAAAGGTTATGCTTACATAAGTTTTGGTCTTTATAAGAATAATGAATTTACTGGTCTTAAAACTAATGCTTTTAAATATCAAGGCTTTAAAACCTTTACAAAGACTGATATTAAGCCACTAAATGGAAAAAATTATACAGCTAAAGATTTTCAACCAGTAGCTACTTTTACCATTGATAAAAATGGAAATAAAATAGAAAACAAAAACGATTTAATTTCAGATAGCAAGCTTAGTAAATGAAAAGAACAGATCGACAAAATTAATTCAACTAACTTTACTTATAGATTAGCTCAAGGCAATGCTTACAATCTAAAAGACCAAAGAGATAGAAGAACAATTGATGCAGGCTTATTTGTTTCCCAAAACGCCTTTAATAATCTTGATAAATTATTAGTTTTTAATAGTACAGGAAAAAAAGATAGTAATAGTTACTTAAATATTTCTCCATTAGAAGATCAAGATAACAATATGAATTTGTCACAATTAGGTAAAGATTTTTACTTCTATTTTTACGATACTAACGGTGGTTATGATGAAAAGGGAAAAGGCTGATTAACCTTTAAAATAGGCTTTATTAGTAAAACTAATTCAAATGTAAGATACACAAGCGGCAAAGAAATTAAGCTTGTAAATTTAGAAAATGATTACAAATTGGATGCTTACCCAACTGCCTTAATTAATAATCTTACTTATGAGGATTTAAATATCAATCACGATAAAATTAGTCAAACAACAATTAGTGAATTTAGTAATGATATTAAAAATTCTACAGCTAATAATTCTAAAAAATACTTGACTTTAAAAGATAGTGCTAATTATCATAGTTTTAAATTCAACAATAAAGATAACTTGCAAATTAGAGATGTAAAAATCTTAAAAGATAGTCATAATAATCAAAAAGTTTTTATTAGACTTAAATATGTAGATTTTATAGGCCATCTTAACAATAAAAAAACTATTAACGGTGATATTTGATATGAATTAAGCGGCTTTAAGAATCAAGCTAAAGATAAATCATTTGGCTTAACGACTAGTCAAATCCTTGACCAACTTAATGCTGATTATTACATGAAAAAAGCCTTTTTAAGCGATAATTACATTTTAAGAAGAAGAAGAATCGAACTTAATTATAAAGATAACTTATTTAAAGTTTCGGAAGAAAAAAGAAAAGTTACCTGATTGCTCAAAAAAGACTATTTCATGCCCTTATTAGGTAAAAATAGCACAAATAAAGACGCTAAAATTAACCTCCATTTTAATACTAATTTACTTTACATCGATAATGATAGATTTAACAGAATAGTAAACTATAACAAGGGTTTAAATTTTTCTATTAATTGAGATGAATTAGTAAGCAAAAAAGTTTTAACTTTCACAGGCGAAACTGACACTGTAAATAATATTAAGGCTTCTTATCAAGTGACATTTTTACTTGCTGATGAAGGAATTAAGTTTACTTATGAATTAACTGATAATAATGGCTATAAAATTGTTGGTGATAAGTTTGCTAGCAGAGTCTACTATGGTAATAATGGTGTTTATAGTGCATCATTACCGGAAAAGAAATTTGATCCAGAACAAGCGGTATTTTTCAGTAATAATTTAGGCGCTCTTGTTAATATTGAATATGCTAATAAGACTGCTAATGAAAAATTCAACAAATATGAAACTAATACCTTTGATTATAACCATATTACTGTAACACCAGACGGTATGCCTTATTATATTTATAATGAAGGTTACAACCATGGACAATTGTTTAAGTATGATCCTAACCAAATGTTGCCTTATAAATGGCATGAAGGTTATAAATTAGATCGTGAATATGGTCACTTAACTTACACAGATACAAGATTTAAAGAAGTAGTTAATAGATCAATTTCTTTATCAAATGGAAGTGCCTTATTTTTAGGTAAAGTGAATAACGATCCTGAAGATGGCAGATATTATTTAGTAACTAATCACCATGTTCTTAATAATGAATCTTTAGTTGATACACCTTGATTAGGTTCATGAAAAAAAGTAAATATCTTTAACGCTGATTTAAAGAATGAAATTTTTTCAAATAACACACACAGAGATAGTAATAATAGCATTTGAACTAAATATTTAGCAATTTGAACCGGTAAGAAAAATAAATCTATTGATGGCACAAGTCAAAATGTTTTTAGAGATTTAACAGTCTTTATGATAGATATTAATGACGTCATTAAAACGGCGAAAAGTCAAGGTAAATATGCTACTGCTAGATGATATGAGAACATCAAGCATATGCCAAATATGCCTATAAATGACTACAATAAGGATAATTATTACTGAATTTTACAGGCGTTAAATAGAAATAATAAATCTTGAGAAAGTAAACCTATTTTCACTGCTTTTAGAATGTTTACAGGCTTTCCTGGCTTAATTCAAGTTAATACTATTATGAGCAGAATAAGCAGCGGTGAAAATGCGGAATATTATGGTAGAAACTCTAATATAACAAACTTGAATTATAATCCTTTGGTTATTAGAGGGGGCCAATCAGGAACCGGCATTGTTGACGATGAAGGTAATTATATTGCTTCGATAAATTCTGCTGTTGCTTACTGGGCTGCAACAGCTTGAGTAAATTATCATAATTCTTATAATGGAAACAATAATAATACTGTGCAATATAACTACTTTGGTTTAGTTAATGATAATCCTCTTGAAGTATTAGATCAAAAAAATACCAATTCATTATCACTTAATGTACTTAAAATGAGTGCTAATGATCCTACTATAAATCCTCCTTATTGAATTACTGAACCTAAACATATGGGTGAATAA